In Fusobacterium perfoetens, a single genomic region encodes these proteins:
- a CDS encoding ABC transporter ATP-binding protein: MNSDKVILSAKYISITFGALKAVTDFNLEIKENELVGLIGPNGAGKTTVFNILTGVYSPTSGKYQFNGENITKTPTYNLVKKGLARTFQNIRLFKYLSVLDNVLVANNFNMKYGILSGIFRFPNYWKEENEAKEKAMKLLKIFDLDGYADTAAGNLPYGKQRKLEIARAMATNPKLLLLDEPAAGMNPTETEELMNTIRLIRDRFNIAILLIEHDMKLVLGICERLVVLDHGNIIASGKPVNVINDPAVITAYLGQEEE; the protein is encoded by the coding sequence ATTAAAAGCTGTAACAGATTTTAATCTTGAAATAAAGGAAAATGAACTTGTTGGTCTTATTGGTCCAAACGGAGCTGGAAAAACGACTGTCTTTAATATTTTGACAGGAGTTTATTCTCCTACAAGTGGAAAATATCAGTTCAATGGAGAAAATATTACAAAAACTCCTACATACAATCTTGTAAAAAAAGGACTTGCTAGAACCTTTCAAAACATAAGACTTTTTAAATATCTATCTGTTCTTGATAATGTTCTTGTAGCAAATAATTTTAATATGAAATATGGTATTTTAAGTGGTATTTTCCGTTTTCCAAATTATTGGAAAGAAGAAAATGAGGCAAAAGAAAAAGCAATGAAACTTTTAAAAATATTTGATCTTGATGGATATGCTGATACTGCAGCTGGAAATCTTCCATATGGAAAACAAAGAAAGCTTGAAATTGCCCGTGCTATGGCAACAAATCCAAAACTTCTTTTACTTGATGAACCTGCAGCTGGTATGAATCCCACTGAAACTGAAGAACTTATGAATACTATTCGTTTAATAAGAGATCGCTTTAATATTGCAATTCTTTTGATTGAACACGATATGAAACTTGTTCTTGGAATCTGTGAAAGATTGGTAGTTCTTGATCATGGAAATATTATTGCATCTGGAAAGCCTGTAAATGTAATCAATGATCCTGCAGTTATTACAGCTTATCTAGGGCAAGAGGAGGAATAA
- a CDS encoding ABC transporter ATP-binding protein, giving the protein MENKTMLEIKDLHVYYDNIHALKGVSLKVKEGEIVSLIGANGAGKTTTLQTISGLISSREGKIVFHGKDITKEKPHLICQAGIAQVPEGRRIFTKLAVKDNLKLGAFTVNDTPENLEKDRAKFYKNFPRMSERKNQMAGTLSGGEQQMLAMGRAIMSRPKLLILDEPSMGLSPLFVKEIFSVIKKLRDDGVTILLVEQNAKMALSIADYAYVIETGKITLEGKAQDLLNNPEIKKAYLGA; this is encoded by the coding sequence ATGGAAAATAAAACAATGCTTGAAATAAAAGATTTACATGTTTATTATGATAATATTCACGCTCTTAAAGGTGTTTCTTTAAAAGTAAAAGAGGGAGAAATTGTTTCTCTTATCGGAGCTAATGGAGCTGGAAAAACTACAACTTTACAAACCATTTCTGGACTAATTTCTTCTAGAGAGGGAAAAATTGTTTTTCATGGAAAAGATATTACAAAAGAAAAGCCTCACTTAATATGTCAGGCTGGAATTGCACAAGTTCCAGAAGGAAGAAGAATTTTTACAAAATTAGCTGTTAAAGATAATTTAAAGTTGGGAGCATTTACAGTGAATGATACTCCTGAAAATCTTGAAAAGGACAGAGCAAAATTCTATAAAAATTTTCCTAGAATGTCTGAAAGAAAAAATCAGATGGCAGGTACACTTTCTGGAGGAGAACAACAGATGCTTGCAATGGGTAGAGCTATTATGAGTAGACCAAAACTTCTTATTTTAGATGAGCCATCTATGGGACTTTCTCCTTTATTTGTTAAAGAAATATTCTCAGTAATCAAAAAATTAAGAGATGACGGAGTTACTATTCTGCTTGTTGAACAAAATGCAAAAATGGCTCTTTCCATAGCCGATTATGCTTATGTTATTGAAACTGGAAAGATCACTCTTGAGGGAAAAGCACAAGATTTATTAAATAATCCTGAAATTAAAAAAGCTTATCTTGGAGCTTAA
- the atpC gene encoding ATP synthase F1 subunit epsilon has protein sequence MANFRLEIVTPIGKKFSQDIEFLKVRTTEGDMGILPNHAPFVAGLKPEEIKVRIEKGNEVKYYISNGFIEVNSNKVVIIVDEALLPEEIDIETAKREVQLAQEKLKKLNEDKQIMLAQKSLQDALMKVKVAEKLL, from the coding sequence ATGGCAAACTTTAGACTTGAAATAGTAACTCCTATTGGAAAAAAATTTTCTCAAGACATTGAGTTTTTAAAGGTTAGAACTACAGAGGGAGATATGGGAATTTTACCAAATCACGCTCCATTTGTAGCTGGATTAAAACCTGAGGAGATAAAAGTCAGAATAGAAAAAGGTAATGAAGTAAAATATTATATTTCAAATGGATTTATTGAAGTAAATAGCAATAAAGTTGTAATAATAGTAGATGAAGCTCTACTTCCAGAAGAAATAGATATAGAAACTGCTAAAAGAGAAGTTCAATTAGCTCAAGAAAAATTGAAGAAATTAAATGAAGATAAACAAATTATGTTAGCTCAAAAATCTCTTCAAGATGCTTTAATGAAAGTAAAAGTAGCAGAAAAATTATTATAA